The Prunus dulcis chromosome 5, ALMONDv2, whole genome shotgun sequence genomic sequence TTTTTCCGCCCATCCAATCATTCCTTTTCATATATTCAAAGTCATAGATTAAAATACTCAAGGTCatgaaattattataattagcATTGTGtttagggatggcaacgggtcgggtaggggTCGGATATGATaataccatccccatccccgcccccgtccccgaacccatccccatttattaggtttcggggaattCCCATCCCTGTCCCCGTCaggggactatcccccatacccgccTCGAATCTCctatttttttgcataaaaaaatatttatcatacattttaacattaagtttcatattaaattatcattcaacacatccaaattaactataaagtttaactcaactattcaaaatcacatcaatatgaaattccatagaaaattaggaagaattaggagagggaagttaacttatggttaaacataaatattataaatatttatttatttatttaaatataaacatatatattttcgggttgggttcggggatggagacgccaataccatcccctccccatacccgtcgggaatttttcaagttcggggatTCCCGTATCCGGTACCCATTTAGCTCCGAAATCTCCTCCCGTTAGGGTCGGAGACCCGACGGAGACCCGCTCCtacggggatttttgccatccctaattgtgtttttattatgTAGTTGGAGCTAGCTTGACCTAGAATTAATCATGTAAATTTGCAGCAATCAGACAGTCTAATTTCGTCATCAACCACATAGACATAGCTAGCACGGGCCACCAAGATGGTCCTGACTCTTTGAAACAGAGTCTGAATTTAAATTCTCAGCAAGTTATGCATAAATCCTATTAATTACACGATGCAACAACTTTTTCGAGTGGGTTAAGCATTATAAGATCAACCTTTTTTCAGTCGTTAATTATGCATGATTCTGATGATACGTTTTGATGGGATacctaattttaaatataaattcacCCACACCATACGTGTATATATTACTGTGATTCCATTCATATTCAAAGTAAATAACCAACAATTAGacaatgcatatatataatatagggAGATTTTtcaataagtattttatgttaagaATTGGTTACGTACTTCTAATTTTAGTCGTTGAACTGTATTCATTAAATGCGTTAGTAGTTTATTAGATGCAATTCAATGACCGAAATTAGAAATACTTCTAATCTTAGCCGTTGGATTGTATTTATTAAATGCGTTAGTAGTTTCTTAGATGCAATACAATAACCGAGATTAGAAATATGTAACTAATTCTtaacttaaatacttattgaattatatatatatatatatatgtgtgtgttaATAATAAATTGCTCAAGTATTAGGGCCAACcatcaacaaacaaacagaaacaccgagaaaaaatgaattaaaaattgaGCACCCATGCCATGtgaatataaatatgagagagagagagtaaaacACATGTTTTAggaatttttgggtttttttttctcttgttaTTTTGGCTCATTGAGAGAGTAAACTCAATTAATTAGTTAATCCTGTACCTCCCATAAATGAATTAATCCCCATTAAACTATTGTGTCTGACTTGCATCATCACCTTCGTCACTCGGCCCTTATTATTATGTTTCCGTCCTGCCAAAATTGCCAAATGGGATCTTTTtacacttttgtttttcttttcacggGAGGGTTTGCGGGTTACATTCCATTTCCACTACTCAGAATCAGTCGTTTAATGCAATTCTTCTTCCTAGCTAAGCTTTGCTATGCTATTTGATTCATACAGAACCATCCCCAATGCAAGCCAAGCAAGTaagaaaaactctctctctctctctctctctctctctctctctctctctctctctcaagttaATAATGGCTATCTATCTAATGAACTTATTATATTAAGATATAGTAATATGAATACATGTGTGTTCATTATGATTCAAGGTCATTTGGTGTAGATTAATGGGGAGCAACAATTTCATCGCGGATATTAATCCAGATTCCATGGAGATGGAGACCATGATGGAAAGTCGACCAAGTGATAATATCAATATCTCCAAGAAAAATTCCACTGCTCctcaaaatatatatcatcaGTATGCCCCAATCCATTGAACACAAGCTCACTTAAGCTACCTAGCTAGTTTCTcacttattatatatattttgaattgaatGTTATGTTTGTACGTAGTGTAATATGATGATGTTATATAATTGTTTATcaatggatggatggatggatgcaGGATCTTCGCCGGTTCCTGGAATGTTGGAGGTGTTTCACCTCCCGATGTTTTGGACATACAAGAGTGGCTCAGACCCAATCATATTAACCCTCCTGCTAATATCTACGTTCTTGGGTAATTCAATCTTTccctctatatatatatatgatatatctCTAGTTAAATATTGTTAGTTTTAATCGTGCATGTCTGTAACAACATGCAAGTgttcaagtttgattcatatagatagatagatagatagatagatagatatagCCGTATGAATCTGATCATTCCGAACGAATTACTCAATCTCAGGTTTCAAGAGATTGTGCCACTGAATGCAGCAAATATTGTTGTAAGATCTGAAAACCGCAAGATTTGCGAGAAATGGAATTCATTGATTAGGGCAGCTCTTAATGACCCTGACCCTAAGAATAATATTACACAAGACTTCCGATGCATCATTAGTAAGCAAATGGTCGGAATATTGTTATCTGTTTGGGTTAGGAGTGATCTCTGCCAATACATTAGACAGCTCAGTGTCTCATGTGTTGGCTGTGGTCTCATGGGTTGCCTAGGGAACAAGGTATATAATATCCATTGAATATTGGAATATGGAATTTAGAATGAATTAGCTcacttcatttatttttattttcataatttaagTTAGTTTATGCTAAAGGCTTTACTTGATGATGACTTTTTGATACACACGTACAGACATGCAGGGTTCGGTGTCAGTTAGATTTTGGCTGCATGAAACAAGCTTTTGCTTTGTGTGTAGTCATCTTGCTTCCGGAGGAAAAGAAGGTGATCAACGACTCAGAAACGCAAACGCAGCTGGGATTTTATCTCGCACAACCTTTCCTCCCGGGCCCTTCCCTAATTTCACCACTAAAATTCTTGATCACGAGTATGTATATACAATTTTTGCTTCTTGATTGATGTTTTCAGCTCTtcctcaatttattttttcaaaccTTGGTCGGTTCGAAAGAAAAGAGTcgataaaataaatgagaaaaacaaaaagttctaatatttttctaagtTTTAAGAGATTTTGATGCCCTTGTTCGTGAACTTCTTGTTTGAGAACGCTTTTTGAttgttgaatatatatatatatttggagtAATATCATATCTAATTAAGTCGCTAAATAATATATGCCTACGCAGTAGGGTGATCTGGCTTGGAGACTTGAACTATAGAATCTACTTGCCTGACGCCACAACGCAGTATCTTCTGGAGAAGCAAAAGTGGAACCTTTTGTTGGAATATGATCAGGTACTTTACAATATCCGAACGTGTAAAGAGATTCTGTCACTGTGAAACTAGCTGCTATGATCAAcgtgtaaaaagaaaaaaattacctttaaaaaaaaaaaaaaagtttaatctctatcactatcttttAAAGCTAAAGGTGGAGCTCATGGAAGGACATGTATTCGAAGGTTGGCATGAAGGAGTAATAAACTTCGCCCCTAGCTACAAATATTACAAGAATTCGGAACTTTACTTTGGCTGCGATGAGAAGAGAAAACACAATAAAAGGCGTGCTCCAGCATGGTAAGCATCCTGAACTGCTTGAAATTGATAAGGACTGCTACAAATCTTATCCCAGAAACAAGCAGCACAGGATGCACTGACTGATGGTTTTGTAGGTGTGATCGAATCATATGGTTCGGGAAGGGACTAAAGCAAAACCAGTATGACAGAGGCGAATTGAAGTTGTCGGACCATAGACCTGTCCGGGCGATTTTTATGGCAGAAATTAAGGTCTTAAGAGATCCTACAGGATTTCAAAGCTTTCTGTCAGACAGAATTATTTGCTTGCCAAACCATTTTGAAGAATGTTTCAATGACAAATATTCATGTAAATGGAGATCAAACTTCCATTATTGAGCATAAACTGCAATTACTATGCTTTGATCACAAGAAGATCCAAAATAATATCTACCAAAACAAGTAGTTTCATTTTACATAGTACTATTTGCTGCTGATTTTGTACAGCTGAGCGAAAAAAAATGTATGCTAGTGATTCTGTGAGTTCAAGAGTAATAATACTGAACGTAGTGCTGCAGCTAAATCATTGTAAGTAATGCATTCTCCTGTAACTACATCATCCAGTACCTCAATAGCTCTGCCTTTTTGTGACAGCACATAATTACTGAAGAGCGCCCAGTTTACTATCTTGTTAAACCGAATGAACCAGCTCAAGTGGTTCCTGATATTCAGaagcataaaagaaaaggaaaataagacAAATGAATGTATGCATATGCGCAACAAAGTACAAAACCTTTAGATGCTCTTAAAACAGGACGCTAAATATCTTTGAAAATGCTTGTGACACATGAGTAGACAATTAAGCCACTTTGTTATCAATTGCAAATTTCTATAAATGATTGAACTCTTGTGTTTTTGATAGCCCACTTTCACATGCCAACTTCCTTAATGACAGTCAAGTAATTTGTCCAACAATAAACCAGCTTACtaaagatatttaaaacagtaatatttttatctttgaTTTCAGTTATATATTACTGCATTTCTAACAAAAGCAGGATTATACCTCCAATATAGCTTTAGCCTCATTACTAAATGTTTTGCAAAGAATTTCATAACTCTTCTCAACTCCTATCTGCATAAATAATAAACCTGTTAAAACATTGAAGAAAAGGTGTAGGTCTTCTGTTTAATTCACACATTGTAGGTGCTTTGTTAACAATCCCTCACCAATGGATCAACTCTTGATGGTGATATAGTCGATGTAACATATCtggtgaaagaaaaagaaatctgaTCATTAGATGCACGGGCAATATAAcgtataaaagaaaaaaaatcaagaaatctaataaaacaattaagcaCTGGTGATACTTTAGTATAAATCTGTTGAATAAAGCACCATGATATGCAACTTAAAGAACATTCCTCCTAGGTTGCGCCACAAATGATTGGTAACAGACTTCACCAAGCTCCTAATATTAAACAACTGATATGATTTAAGACTGCATGGCAGAAGAATACTTAAGCAGTACTGGACTTTCAAAATGCAAAACCAGGTAACTATAAAGGCGAAGAACGAATTTCGTCCTTTGATCCCTTCTTGAGTGGGTTAATGTTAAATTCCAGTGATGTGTGAGAGAGCAGATTGGGGATAATCATTGTTTTCCATAGTAACCAAGTAAATATTTTCCATTGAACCAGCAAGCTGCATCACTCTAGAAAACTGAAAATCTGACACATCATGGATGAAAAACTGTATACTTTTCATTAATAATTAGGTGCGGTATATACAAGCATTTTTTTTACCTCATCTTGCATAAATAGAAATTCATAGCTGCGGAGTTTGCTTTTTGAACAGTTAGAACGACAGCGCCCATGTGGTTCtacaaaaaaaatggaaaatgctGGATTAATTGCCTCGATGCCAGGAAGAACAATTAACATAGAATGTTGATAAGGTGGTTAGCAAAAATATTCAGACAATCAAACTGAGGGCGGAAAAAGATAAGATTCCAGTTTTAAAAATGCAAAATCTGAGGAAGTCCTCAGACATTTCTCTTCCATCTagcatttcatttcattgagAAATCTATAAAATATAAGCGTAAAATGGGAGAGGGAACAGAAGAGTCAGCACCTTGCAAGCAATTAGCTCAATTAGTTGCATTAGGAACTTCCCCAGACCTTTCCCTTGTACGCGAGGCTCGAGTTGCAATTCATAAACATAAAGAACAGGCAATTCTTCCTCTATGACAAAGCGAAAATGTACAAACCCAACTATGGGGCCCCTCTCTTCTACACAATTAGCTGAGGTCTTTTCAAGTTCAGACGTTGTTAAGAATTCAACTGAACTTGCATTTGAAGCGTTACGTACAAATACATAACGTGCTTCTGGTGCAACCATCTCCCTGCGCTTCACCTTCTCTTTCGCAGGCCACTCAGATCCATACGGCCCCTCCATATTGGCCTGATGATTTCTCAAAACTTGAATGAGTTTTCCCAAAAGAGCAAAGAAAGCAAATGACAACATCAGCATAATTTCGTGGAGTTAAGCAAAAACGTCAGACAGCTTCAAATACCTTGAGGAGATTTTGAATGAATTGCTTAACAGGAGAGTAGAGCTTGTCCCCCCTTCCTGATTCCAAGAATGCAGATAGGCCTAACATCCAATGAGATCACACGAAATTTCATCTTCCACAAAAAACTTTGAGGGATTCTAACTTGCAAAACCAAGCAAGACAACTGCAATATCCCCAAGAATAATTTCTAGGCATCTAAACTTATAAAGTAGCACAAGCTCATCACTTGCATACAAAAATGGACGAACCCGTAATGGGGCTGCTACCaaaaaatggaagagaaaaaaaaacaagaaacgGCAGCAGGGTTCCGTTTTAAATTCCCACAATTTGCCTATTTTCCTGCTCGAATGAGCTCACAGTCCAGAATGGGTTTCcaagagaaattgaaatagtactgcaaataaacaaaatcttCAAACGAATTGTGAAAAGGTAGCATAGATAATATAAAAGCGAGGTACCGCTTATTTGGTAATGGCGAAAGGCAGGGAAAGCAGAAAGATAGTCCTTTTCGGCAGAAGCTACTTTTATCAGTGCATCCATAGCCTTCCTCTTCTCAATTAtctaaaaatccaaaattaaatTGCACCTATAAGAGTTGGAATTGTTTCAGATTACAGGAAAGACATGTGATTTACCTCTTTGCGCTTCGGCTTAGCCTTGTTTTCTCTGTTATTGCGTGAAAGCCCCTTGGACTCCATTGTTGCTCAAAGAATCACtattctctctcacacacacacacacacactctctctctctctctctctctctttgttaTAATCGCATTCCTTTTCTTCTATAATAATCGGAAGGACCATCTTTATGagttatatttttataatttaaaaataatatactTTGTTATTTTGGTGATAATTAAAGTTGAATACTTTGACAAGCAGCCACAGAGTTAGGGACATTTTCCAAACCAAATGAGCTGCTGCTGGGAAGGGAATGGAAACCCTAGGAAAAGTTCATTTGTATAGGATGCGTGGAGAGGATTTTTCAGTTCCCTGTGTATGATAATGTAAAAGCTTTTATGTTTCTTCAAAAGTTCACTTCTTTTTGCAGAGCAGCTTCATATAGTCCATCTCGATGGCGTGAATTTGCAAACATGTAggatatatttaattaataaataaattgtttttttttaaatgtaggCAAAGCTTTCTACTAAGGTGTTTCTAATTCATAtttataaagtttttttttaagtgagtgACTTTCATAGAGATAATAAATTCTTAAATACTTTTATAGAGTTGATAAAAGTCACTAGTAAATTGGCAAGACTTTTGTTCTTAATAATTAGctttaaaaatatagaaaagtcattcatttaataagctttttaaaagtcattaactttttagatatcactaaatttttaaatactccaccaaacttttaaatactttttaaaagtcacaattgaataccactagaCTTTTATGTACTCTTTAAAAGTCTAAATTGAATATCTCCAGATTTTTAAACTCCataaaagtcattaaaagtttgaattggatacaccccctaaagttttttatttttttgcaaaaGTGAACTGCCAATTACCGTCCTTAATCAGATAATTAGGGAaggggcaaaaaaaaaaaaaacaaacaaacaaacaaaagctgAGTGGTAGAAAGGGAATTTGTGAGAAAAAGGAAggataaaatgataaaaacagAGCAAGGAAATTTCTTGCTCAGACAAGCAACCATCAACTCGCACACCCACTTTTTTCTCAAGCAAAAGCTCCCTCTACCGCAGGTGAGAGAGACTTttcacacacatatatatacagacGCAGAGCCCGACTCCACCAATACCATCtactctctttccctctctctctctctctctctctctctctctctctctcatgcaaACCACTGTTGGCTAGGGTTTAATTGCTTATCATCGCCATGGCTTTTCACGCCAAGAAGCTCATCAACGACCCCAATGGTACGCAATTCGCCTTCCTCACTCTTGCATTTTCTACTCCGATTATTTTTTTGCCCTTCCTTGTGATTATCCCTCAACTTCGTGTTTGATTTTTCGAGTATGTTGCCGAGTAAAATGAGAGGAAATGTGAAgataatgaaatttaggggTCACGATACTTCTGTGCACTTTAGGTGGGGGTCACTTGTAGTAACAAGAGAAATGAAGCATAACGTTTGCTTAATTTTCACTAAGAGACTTCTGAATTTTTTGTATCCATGGTTGCAGATGTGGTGACTGAGTTCATCGAGGGTCTTGTTGAAACTTATCCTGGGCTGCAGTACTTAGATGGTTTCCCTCAGGTATTTTTTCCTGTTGCTTTGttcctttctttattttacCTCCGCCTTGTGTTTATCCCTCAATGCCATAGCCTTAAGTATGCAAATAACTAATATAATTGTGTCATTTCCTAAATGGGGATTACAGGTGAAGGTTGTGTTGCGAGCTGATGTCTCCGGTGGTACATATGACAAAGTTGCTGTTATATCAGGTTTGTTTGAGTCTCTGCAATTAAAATCTTTTCAATGtaagaatgaaaatgaaattttaaagcGTGTATGACACAGAGGATTTTCTTAATAATTTGATCATACAGGTGGTGGAAGTGGGCATGAGCCTGCACATGCTGGATTTGTGGGGGAAGGGATGCTGACAGCAGCTATATGTGGGGATGTTTTTGCCTCACCACCAGTTGATTCAGTTCTAGCAGTATGGTCTCCTgcaatttatttcttttaattggAAGGAAATTACACCTTGTCGATTTATGTACGATTGTTACCTAGGTGACTTTGATCTAATATGATTGAACTTTAGGGCATCCGAGCTGTAACTGGTCCTATGGGTTGCCTTCTGATTGTCAAGGTATAATTTCTACTTTGTGTTAAAATTTGCTTTGTGAGGGTATTCTATGTGTGGTTGGGATGTTAAATGACAGCAATGGCATGTGGTTGGAGCATTCTGAAAACCCATTATTgatagaaattgaaaacattaaatagTAATAGAAATTGGTGGAAAATTGCATCTTCATCTGTATAAAATTCTGGAATTTCTTCTCGGATTCATAAATATTTATGGTGACAAGCAGGG encodes the following:
- the LOC117628714 gene encoding type IV inositol polyphosphate 5-phosphatase 9-like, translated to MGSNNFIADINPDSMEMETMMESRPSDNINISKKNSTAPQNIYHQIFAGSWNVGGVSPPDVLDIQEWLRPNHINPPANIYVLGFQEIVPLNAANIVVRSENRKICEKWNSLIRAALNDPDPKNNITQDFRCIISKQMVGILLSVWVRSDLCQYIRQLSVSCVGCGLMGCLGNKGSVSVRFWLHETSFCFVCSHLASGGKEGDQRLRNANAAGILSRTTFPPGPFPNFTTKILDHDRVIWLGDLNYRIYLPDATTQYLLEKQKWNLLLEYDQLKVELMEGHVFEGWHEGVINFAPSYKYYKNSELYFGCDEKRKHNKRRAPAWCDRIIWFGKGLKQNQYDRGELKLSDHRPVRAIFMAEIKVLRDPTGFQSFLSDRIICLPNHFEECFNDKYSCKWRSNFHY
- the LOC117628715 gene encoding N-alpha-acetyltransferase 40 translates to MESKGLSRNNRENKAKPKRKEIIEKRKAMDALIKVASAEKDYLSAFPAFRHYQISGLSAFLESGRGDKLYSPVKQFIQNLLKANMEGPYGSEWPAKEKVKRREMVAPEARYVFVRNASNASSVEFLTTSELEKTSANCVEERGPIVGFVHFRFVIEEELPVLYVYELQLEPRVQGKGLGKFLMQLIELIACKNHMGAVVLTVQKANSAAMNFYLCKMRYVTSTISPSRVDPLIGVEKSYEILCKTFSNEAKAILEEPLELVHSV